The following coding sequences are from one Chloroflexota bacterium window:
- a CDS encoding SDR family oxidoreductase, with protein MTISLAGKVALITGAATGIGRASALLFAAADARVALVDVRADALAETVAQVQGAFGEDAALSIPADLADPDACAEVVARTVAHFGRLDILFNNAGVGTIVVGGTVESIPVEHWDLALDVNVRAMYLLSQAAVPHLRAAGGGSIVNTSSVSALTASRSRPTHAYAAAKGAVLALTRAMAVSYGRDRIRVNAICPGLIRSRLTADIVEAAELAAAEDDGIPIGRVGEPEDIARTALFLAADVSGFITGTHLVVDGGATALAT; from the coding sequence GTGACCATCAGTCTGGCCGGCAAGGTGGCGCTGATCACCGGCGCGGCGACCGGCATCGGCCGGGCCAGTGCGCTGCTCTTTGCCGCTGCTGACGCCAGGGTGGCCCTGGTAGACGTGCGCGCTGACGCCCTGGCGGAGACCGTCGCCCAGGTGCAGGGCGCGTTCGGCGAAGACGCGGCGCTCAGCATCCCGGCCGATCTCGCCGATCCGGACGCCTGCGCCGAGGTCGTCGCGCGGACTGTCGCGCACTTCGGGCGACTGGACATCCTGTTCAACAACGCCGGCGTCGGCACCATCGTCGTGGGCGGCACCGTCGAGTCGATCCCAGTTGAGCACTGGGATCTGGCGCTCGACGTGAACGTCCGTGCGATGTACCTGCTCAGTCAGGCGGCCGTCCCACACCTGCGCGCGGCCGGCGGCGGCTCGATCGTCAACACCTCGTCGGTCTCCGCGCTGACCGCCTCAAGGAGCCGCCCCACGCACGCCTACGCCGCTGCGAAGGGCGCGGTGCTGGCGCTGACCCGCGCGATGGCCGTCTCCTACGGACGCGACCGCATCCGCGTGAACGCGATCTGCCCGGGCCTGATTCGCAGCCGCCTGACCGCCGACATCGTCGAGGCGGCCGAGCTTGCCGCCGCCGAGGACGACGGTATCCCGATCGGCCGGGTGGGCGAGCCGGAAGACATCGCCAGGACGGCGCTCTTCCTGGCGGCGGACGTGTCCGGCTTCATCACCGGCACGCACCTGGTCGTGGACGGCGGTGCGACCGCCCTGGCGACGTAG